From one Labeo rohita strain BAU-BD-2019 chromosome 8, IGBB_LRoh.1.0, whole genome shotgun sequence genomic stretch:
- the lsm1 gene encoding U6 snRNA-associated Sm-like protein LSm1, which yields MNYMPGTASLIEDIDKKHLVLLRDGRTLIGILRSIDQFANLVLHQTVERIHVGKKFGDIPRGIFVVRGENVVLLGEVDLDKECDQILQRVSIEEILEEQRTEQQAKQESERLKLQAVKERGLSIPKADTLDDF from the exons ATGAATTACATGCCAGGGACCGCGAGCCTCATCGAGGACATTGATA AGAAACACCTTGTTCTCCTTCGCGACGGAAGAACTTTGATTGGGATCCTTAGAAGCATAGATCAGTTTG CTAATTTAGTTTTGCATCAAACGGTTGAACGTATCCACGTAGGTAAGAAATTTGGTGACATACCTCGTGGGATATTTGTCGTCAGAGGAGAAAATGTTGTCTTGCTTGGAGAAGTA GATCTGGATAAAGAATGTGATCAGATCCTCCAGAGAGTTTCCATTGAGGAGATTCTGGAGGAGCAGCGGACAGAACAGCAAGCCAAGCAAGAGTCAGAGAGACTGAAGCTACAGGCGGTGAAAGAGCGAGGGCTATCGATCCCTAAAGCTGACACGTTAGATGATTTCTGA